Part of the Aquimarina sp. TRL1 genome, CAATAAATGTACTATCAGGATGATCTTTTACATACTGAATCATTCCTGCGGTAGAACCAATATACCTTGCTGTTTTCAGTATATGTTCTTCAGACTCAGGATGCGCTATAATAACTGCACCCGGATGTTTTTTATACAGATCCAATAACTTATCGATACAAAAAGCTTCATGTACAATGCAGCTCCCATCCCATAATACCATGTCTCTTCCTGTTTCCTTTATAATGTATTTTCCTAAGTTCTTATCGGGTGCAAAAAGAATCGGTTGATTTTCAGGAATCGAATTGACTATTTTCAGTGCATTGGATGAAGTACACACAATATCCGTCATTGCTTTAATTTCTGCACTGCAATTTACATAGGTAATTACAGTATGATCCGGATGTGCCTCTTTTAGTTTCCTAAAAGCATCAGGAGGACATGAGTCTGCCAGAGAACAACCCGCTGTCATATCTGGCAATACCACCTTTTTTTCTGGATTTAATATTTTTGCAGTCTCTGCCATAAAATGTACCCCGGCAAAAACAATAATATCAGCTTTTGTTGCTGCCGCTTTTTGAGATAATCCTAGACTATCTCCTACATAATCTGCTATTTCCTGAATAGCTTCATCCTGATAATAATGCGCTAAAATAACTGCATTCTTTTGTTTTTTTAATCGCGCTATCTTTTCTTTAATCCCCACGTTATAAACCAATCTTTTGTTTTGTAAAAACAAAATTATAAGAAGCAATTTCCTTTACAT contains:
- the nadA gene encoding quinolinate synthase NadA, with the translated sequence MGIKEKIARLKKQKNAVILAHYYQDEAIQEIADYVGDSLGLSQKAAATKADIIVFAGVHFMAETAKILNPEKKVVLPDMTAGCSLADSCPPDAFRKLKEAHPDHTVITYVNCSAEIKAMTDIVCTSSNALKIVNSIPENQPILFAPDKNLGKYIIKETGRDMVLWDGSCIVHEAFCIDKLLDLYKKHPGAVIIAHPESEEHILKTARYIGSTAGMIQYVKDHPDSTFIVATEVGILHKMKEEVPEAVLIPAPVEEDNTCACSECGYMKVNTLQKLYNCLEKESPSIEVDPVIRERALLPIQRMLTLSK